Proteins encoded together in one Vogesella indigofera window:
- a CDS encoding DsbC family protein, whose product MRILLRSSLLITALLSALAVADEQSVKRSFEERFPGAEVASVKKEALTGLYEVYAVGQLFYVDEKVSYAIQGNLINAQTRQSLSAERMKVLSEISFNKLPFEQAIKIVKGNGKRQLAVFEDPDCPFCKQLERELQKVNDVTIYVFLYPIEQLHPGATLKSRKIWCAPDRAKAWLASVHDNTVPEGSGECDNPITNLAKLARTHRITGTPTLIFANNERVAGAVPAAKIEQLLGNTTP is encoded by the coding sequence ATGAGAATACTGCTGCGCAGTTCACTGCTGATTACCGCCTTGCTGTCGGCACTGGCGGTAGCGGACGAGCAATCGGTGAAACGCTCATTCGAAGAACGCTTCCCCGGCGCAGAGGTGGCCTCGGTGAAAAAAGAGGCACTGACCGGCTTGTACGAGGTTTATGCCGTCGGCCAGTTATTCTATGTTGATGAAAAGGTCAGCTACGCGATCCAGGGCAATCTGATCAATGCCCAGACCCGGCAAAGCCTGAGCGCCGAGCGCATGAAAGTACTGTCCGAGATCAGCTTCAACAAGCTGCCTTTCGAGCAGGCGATCAAGATCGTCAAGGGCAACGGCAAACGCCAGCTGGCGGTATTCGAGGACCCGGATTGCCCGTTCTGCAAGCAGCTGGAACGCGAGCTGCAGAAGGTCAACGATGTCACCATCTACGTATTCCTGTACCCCATCGAGCAGCTGCACCCCGGCGCGACGCTGAAGTCGCGCAAGATCTGGTGCGCACCGGACCGCGCCAAGGCCTGGCTGGCGTCGGTGCACGACAACACCGTGCCGGAGGGCAGCGGCGAGTGCGACAACCCGATCACCAACCTGGCGAAACTGGCGCGAACCCACCGCATTACCGGCACCCCGACGCTGATCTTTGCCAATAACGAGCGCGTTGCCGGGGCCGTCCCGGCGGCCAAGATAGAGCAGCTGCTGGGCAACACCACGCCCTGA
- a CDS encoding PAS domain S-box protein, with product MGSRQSIARLLRLNLGDTTRQILDQAVDAVVSIDDNDNITYFNPAAERLWGYSALEVLGQNVKLLVPQLIRHDHDRLVNANRETGVDKIVGSSREVLIERKDGGKVWGSLSLSKVQQGRSITYTAFVRDITAEHTARESIRQTLEQALDAVVSIDEHNLITFFNAAAERLWGYARSEVLGQNIKMLVPKDIQGSHDGYVNANRHTGQDKIVGTSRDVPVFRKDGSQLWGNLSLSKVEIEGRITYTAFVKDITRERQVREALNQTLEQALDAVVSIDPDNNVTFFNAAAELLWGYDRKEVIGHNVKMLVPQMIQSQHDELVNANRRTGVDKIVGTSREVCIERKDGSKVWGSLSLSRVRCGEYISYTAFVKDVTREREAREMMNQTLEQALDAVVAIDEHNLVTFFNAAAERLWGYDRKEVIGHNVKMLVPQAIQSNHDHLVNANRSSGQDKIVGTSREVAIERKDGSKVWGMLSLSKIRLEGRIAYTAFVKNVQGEHESRDTTDGAMNAVLASSNQIGQIVSVIDEIAAQTNLLSLNAAIEAARAGEAGRGFAVVADEVRKLASRSSSSAKEINGLVDETKQRISELANSLQRLSG from the coding sequence ATGGGAAGCCGTCAGTCAATTGCGCGGTTGCTGCGCCTGAATCTGGGTGACACCACGCGGCAGATACTGGACCAGGCCGTCGATGCCGTGGTCAGTATTGATGACAATGACAATATCACCTATTTCAACCCCGCCGCCGAGCGGCTGTGGGGCTACAGCGCGCTGGAGGTGCTGGGCCAGAACGTGAAGCTGCTTGTGCCGCAGCTGATCCGCCACGATCACGACCGGCTGGTGAACGCCAACCGCGAAACCGGTGTCGACAAGATCGTCGGCAGCAGCCGCGAGGTGCTGATCGAGCGCAAGGATGGTGGCAAGGTGTGGGGCAGCCTGTCGCTGTCCAAGGTGCAGCAGGGCAGGTCGATCACCTACACCGCCTTCGTGCGCGACATCACCGCCGAACACACGGCGCGCGAAAGCATCCGGCAGACGCTGGAGCAGGCGCTGGATGCGGTGGTCAGCATCGACGAGCACAACCTGATCACCTTTTTCAATGCCGCGGCCGAGCGGCTGTGGGGCTACGCGCGCAGCGAGGTGCTGGGGCAGAACATCAAGATGCTGGTGCCCAAGGACATCCAGGGCAGCCACGACGGCTACGTCAACGCCAATCGCCATACCGGCCAGGACAAGATCGTCGGCACCAGCCGCGACGTGCCGGTCTTCCGCAAGGACGGCTCCCAGCTGTGGGGCAATCTGTCGCTGTCCAAGGTGGAGATCGAGGGTCGCATCACCTACACCGCCTTCGTCAAGGACATCACTAGGGAGCGCCAGGTGCGCGAGGCGCTGAACCAGACGCTGGAACAGGCACTGGACGCGGTGGTCAGCATCGATCCGGACAACAACGTCACCTTTTTCAACGCGGCGGCGGAGCTGCTGTGGGGCTACGACCGCAAGGAGGTGATCGGCCACAACGTGAAGATGCTGGTGCCGCAGATGATCCAGTCGCAGCACGACGAGCTGGTCAACGCCAACCGCCGCACCGGCGTCGACAAGATCGTCGGTACCAGCCGCGAGGTCTGCATCGAGCGCAAGGACGGCAGCAAGGTGTGGGGCAGCCTGTCGCTGTCGCGGGTGCGCTGCGGCGAGTACATCAGCTACACCGCCTTCGTGAAGGACGTGACCCGCGAGCGCGAGGCGCGCGAGATGATGAACCAGACGCTGGAGCAGGCGCTGGACGCGGTGGTCGCCATCGACGAGCACAATCTGGTCACCTTTTTCAACGCGGCAGCGGAGCGGCTGTGGGGTTACGACCGCAAGGAAGTGATCGGCCACAACGTGAAGATGCTGGTGCCGCAGGCGATCCAGAGTAATCACGACCATCTGGTCAACGCCAACCGCAGCAGCGGCCAGGACAAGATCGTCGGCACCAGCCGCGAGGTGGCCATTGAGCGCAAGGACGGCAGCAAGGTGTGGGGCATGCTGTCGTTGTCCAAGATCCGGCTGGAAGGGCGCATTGCCTACACCGCGTTCGTGAAGAACGTGCAGGGCGAGCACGAGAGCCGCGACACCACCGACGGCGCGATGAACGCGGTGCTGGCCTCCAGCAACCAGATCGGCCAGATCGTGTCGGTGATCGACGAGATCGCGGCGCAGACCAATCTGCTGTCGCTGAACGCGGCGATCGAGGCGGCGCGGGCCGGCGAGGCCGGTCGCGGCTTTGCCGTGGTGGCGGACGAGGTGCGCAAGCTGGCCTCGCGCTCGTCGTCCTCGGCCAAGGAGATCAACGGTCTGGTGGATGAAACCAAGCAGCGCATCAGCGAGCTGGCCAATTCGCTGCAGCGCCTGTCTGGCTAG
- a CDS encoding YkvA family protein, translating to MSLLATTRRWAHQLKRDVVTVYFAARHPATPRWLRLLALLVAAYALSPIDLIPDFVPLLGYVDDLLLLPLGLLLVLRCLPPAVLAACREQAAQLLTRPRSHRAAVVIVGLWLGSALALAWYYWPR from the coding sequence ATGTCCTTGCTTGCTACCACTCGCCGCTGGGCGCATCAGCTAAAGCGCGATGTCGTCACCGTCTACTTCGCCGCACGCCATCCGGCCACGCCGCGCTGGCTGCGGCTGCTGGCCTTGCTGGTGGCCGCCTACGCGCTGAGCCCGATCGACCTGATCCCCGATTTTGTGCCGTTGCTCGGTTATGTCGATGACTTGCTGCTGCTGCCGCTCGGCTTGCTGCTGGTGCTGCGCTGTCTGCCGCCGGCGGTGCTGGCCGCCTGTCGCGAACAGGCGGCACAGCTGCTGACGCGACCGCGCAGCCACCGCGCGGCGGTGGTGATCGTCGGCCTGTGGCTGGGCAGCGCGCTGGCGCTGGCGTGGTACTACTGGCCGCGCTGA
- the chrA gene encoding chromate efflux transporter: MTPPDTTAAKLATSDPPAPVSLWQAFRFWLKLGLISFGGPAGQIAIMHQELVEKRRWLSERRFLHALNYCMLLPGPEAQQLATYIGWLMHRSVGGIIAGALFVLPSLLLLILLSWLYVAFGEVPLVAGLFYGIKPAVTAIVLQAAHRIGLRALRHRLLWGIAAASFVAIFVLRLPFPLIVAAAALAGHVGGRLAPAAFHGAGGHAAAGKSYGTALIDDDTPPPPHARFRWRRLGLVLVVGALLWLLPMALLTLAYGWSHTLPQMGWFFSKAALLTFGGAYAVLPYVYQGAVEHFGWLTATQMIDGLALGETTPGPLIMVVAFVGFVGAYSQALFGPEALFAAGAVAAGVVTWFTFLPSFLFILAGGPLVEATHGDLKFTAPLTAITAAVVGVILNLALFFGYHVLWPHGFAGGLDWPSLLIALLAAVALFRFKRNVIHVIAGCAVLGLALKTLL, encoded by the coding sequence ATGACGCCACCCGATACCACCGCCGCCAAGCTCGCCACCAGCGATCCCCCCGCCCCCGTCAGCCTGTGGCAGGCCTTCCGTTTCTGGCTGAAGCTGGGGCTGATCAGCTTTGGCGGCCCGGCCGGACAGATCGCCATCATGCACCAGGAGCTGGTGGAAAAGCGGCGCTGGCTGTCCGAGCGCCGTTTCCTGCACGCGCTGAACTACTGCATGCTGCTGCCCGGCCCGGAGGCGCAGCAGCTGGCCACCTACATCGGCTGGCTGATGCACCGCAGCGTGGGCGGCATCATCGCCGGCGCGCTGTTCGTGCTGCCGTCGCTGCTGCTGCTGATCCTGCTGTCGTGGCTGTACGTCGCCTTCGGCGAGGTGCCGCTGGTGGCCGGCCTGTTCTACGGCATCAAGCCGGCGGTCACCGCCATCGTGCTGCAGGCCGCGCACCGCATCGGCCTGCGCGCGCTGCGCCACCGGCTGCTGTGGGGCATCGCGGCGGCGTCCTTTGTCGCCATCTTCGTGCTGCGGCTGCCGTTTCCGCTGATCGTGGCCGCCGCCGCGCTGGCCGGCCATGTCGGCGGTCGCCTGGCGCCGGCCGCGTTCCACGGTGCGGGTGGTCACGCCGCCGCCGGCAAGTCCTACGGTACGGCGCTGATCGACGACGACACCCCGCCACCGCCACACGCGCGCTTCCGCTGGCGCCGGCTGGGGCTGGTGCTGGTGGTGGGTGCGCTGCTGTGGCTGCTGCCGATGGCGCTGCTGACGCTGGCGTACGGTTGGTCGCACACGCTGCCGCAGATGGGCTGGTTCTTCAGCAAGGCGGCGCTGCTGACCTTCGGCGGTGCCTACGCGGTGCTGCCCTATGTCTATCAGGGCGCGGTGGAGCACTTCGGCTGGCTGACGGCGACGCAGATGATCGACGGCCTGGCGCTGGGCGAAACCACGCCCGGGCCGCTGATCATGGTGGTGGCCTTCGTCGGTTTTGTCGGCGCCTACAGCCAGGCGCTGTTCGGGCCGGAGGCGCTGTTTGCCGCCGGGGCCGTCGCCGCCGGCGTGGTGACCTGGTTCACCTTCCTGCCCTCCTTCCTGTTCATCCTCGCCGGCGGGCCGCTGGTGGAGGCCACCCATGGCGACCTCAAGTTCACCGCACCGCTGACCGCCATCACCGCCGCCGTCGTCGGCGTGATCCTCAATCTGGCGCTGTTCTTCGGCTACCACGTACTGTGGCCGCACGGCTTTGCCGGCGGCCTCGACTGGCCGTCGCTGCTGATTGCGCTGCTGGCGGCCGTGGCGCTGTTCCGCTTCAAGCGCAACGTGATCCACGTCATCGCCGGCTGCGCCGTGCTCGGGCTGGCGCTGAAAACGCTGCTGTAA
- a CDS encoding EAL domain-containing protein, translating into MTGHPRNRFILLSITSYVLCGLLWILLSDHLLLLFADADALTRLSTAKGMFFVVATAAVFFFLLRAVPPAEATQRESLLATLTLSIDRERRPHWFLYLFAVVITAAVMLLRLNIPVDFAVRPMLILFMLPIVLCALLGGLGPGLFATALTALATDLAAEPHFHSTASSPYVQLQWASLVLNGIGVSLLSALLRQSLAKQEVNRRLLDAVVSGTTDAVFVKDEQGRYLLVNAAAAAFVGKPVRDILGRDDRELFDAASAQMLMAKDREVMAAGAVQTAEEQLTLPDGKAMVFLVTKGPMFDGNGRINGLFGISRDITERKRIDDELRYVLNEASDAIWVTAADGRFLFANPAACRLSGLPLPLLEQLHFIEILAPESQAELPAHLQQLQAAAFLRREWQLRHADGHPLTVELTTGRMQDGRYMIFGRDLSEKMRAELALQEREQQLARVINGSDQGYWDWNLQTNVFDVSARWETMLGYAPGETVITVDRWPDYVHPEDLPRAIDSIQRHLSGAAPSHEVEIRCLCKSGAWRWMLSRGRIVSWDAHGLPLMMSGTHTDITERKLFELALKEAAVVFDSSYEGIMVVSPAGLITKVNAAFSRITGYRSDEAVGQSPKLLSSGQHDAAFYREMWDSVRQHDFWRGEIWNRRQNGDCYPELLSISVVRDELGQVRHYVGIFSDISQLKAHEAELERIAHFDPLTGLPNRRLLSDRLGQAIRHTARSGKSCAVCFLDLDGFKAINDQYGHAAGDQLLIGVTDNLKAVLRADDTLARLGGDEFVVLLVDVAGSEECALVLERLLAAIQQEVRLGDAVVRASASIGVSLYPQDNADADTLLRHADQAMYLAKDAGKNRYQMFDPESDRKAQAHRKELELLRHALDNGEFVLYYQPKVDLENGDIIGAEALIRWRHPERGLLPPGAFLPLLHGSELENAVDEWVINAALAQASAWHDAGLVMRVSVNVSAGYLLAPTFYPDLARALHRHGNVPPAHLELEVLETAAIADMEQAVAILQRCRQLGVHFALDDFGTGYSSLTYLRKLPVDTLKIDQSFVRDMLTDADDLGIVEGVIQLATVFERQVIAEGVETLQHGAVLRRLGCRLVQGYGIARPLAADAFPHWCRQWQTDAAWRALTEAS; encoded by the coding sequence ATGACAGGTCATCCCCGTAATCGTTTTATCCTGCTGTCGATCACCAGCTACGTGTTGTGCGGGCTGTTGTGGATCCTGTTGTCCGATCACCTGTTGCTGCTGTTTGCCGATGCCGACGCGCTGACCCGGCTGTCGACCGCCAAGGGCATGTTCTTTGTCGTCGCCACCGCGGCGGTGTTCTTTTTCCTGCTGCGCGCGGTGCCGCCGGCTGAGGCGACGCAACGTGAATCGCTGCTCGCCACGCTGACGCTCAGCATCGACCGCGAGCGACGGCCGCACTGGTTCCTGTATCTGTTTGCGGTGGTGATCACCGCCGCGGTAATGCTGCTGCGCCTCAACATCCCGGTCGATTTCGCCGTGCGGCCGATGCTGATCCTGTTCATGCTGCCTATCGTGCTGTGCGCGCTGCTCGGCGGCCTCGGGCCGGGGCTGTTTGCCACCGCGCTTACCGCACTGGCCACCGATCTGGCGGCAGAGCCGCACTTCCACAGCACGGCCTCGTCCCCCTACGTGCAGCTGCAATGGGCGTCGCTGGTGCTCAACGGTATCGGCGTCAGCCTGCTCAGCGCCTTGCTGCGCCAGTCGCTGGCCAAGCAGGAGGTCAACCGCCGCCTGCTGGATGCGGTGGTGTCCGGCACCACCGACGCGGTGTTCGTCAAGGACGAGCAGGGCCGCTACCTGCTGGTCAATGCCGCCGCCGCCGCCTTTGTCGGCAAGCCGGTGCGCGACATCCTCGGCCGCGACGACCGTGAACTGTTCGACGCCGCCTCGGCACAGATGCTGATGGCCAAGGACCGCGAGGTGATGGCCGCCGGCGCGGTGCAGACCGCCGAAGAGCAGCTGACGCTGCCGGACGGCAAGGCGATGGTGTTTCTGGTCACCAAGGGGCCGATGTTCGATGGCAACGGTCGCATCAACGGCCTGTTCGGCATCTCGCGCGACATCACCGAGCGCAAGCGCATCGACGACGAGCTGCGCTATGTGCTGAACGAGGCCAGCGATGCGATCTGGGTGACCGCGGCCGACGGCCGCTTCCTGTTTGCCAACCCGGCCGCCTGCCGCCTGAGCGGCCTCCCGCTGCCACTGCTGGAGCAGCTGCACTTTATCGAGATCCTGGCGCCCGAGAGCCAGGCCGAGCTGCCGGCGCACCTGCAGCAGCTGCAGGCCGCCGCCTTCCTGCGCCGTGAATGGCAGCTGCGCCATGCCGACGGTCATCCGCTCACCGTCGAGCTGACCACCGGCCGCATGCAGGATGGCCGCTACATGATCTTCGGCCGCGATCTCTCCGAGAAAATGCGCGCCGAACTGGCGCTGCAGGAGCGCGAGCAGCAGCTGGCGCGGGTGATCAACGGCTCCGACCAGGGCTACTGGGACTGGAACCTGCAAACTAATGTCTTCGATGTCAGCGCGCGCTGGGAAACTATGCTCGGCTACGCGCCGGGGGAAACGGTGATCACCGTCGACCGCTGGCCGGACTACGTGCATCCGGAAGACCTGCCGCGGGCGATCGACTCCATCCAGCGCCATCTGTCCGGCGCGGCGCCCAGCCACGAGGTGGAGATCCGCTGCCTGTGCAAATCCGGCGCCTGGCGCTGGATGCTGTCGCGCGGCCGCATCGTGTCGTGGGACGCGCACGGCCTGCCGCTGATGATGTCCGGCACCCATACCGACATCACCGAGCGCAAGCTGTTCGAGCTGGCGCTGAAAGAGGCGGCGGTGGTGTTCGACAGCAGCTACGAGGGCATCATGGTGGTCAGCCCGGCCGGGCTGATCACCAAGGTCAACGCCGCTTTTTCGCGCATTACCGGCTACCGTTCGGACGAGGCGGTCGGCCAGTCGCCGAAGCTGCTGTCATCCGGCCAGCACGACGCCGCCTTTTACCGCGAGATGTGGGATTCGGTGCGGCAGCATGACTTCTGGCGTGGCGAAATCTGGAACCGGCGCCAGAACGGTGACTGCTACCCCGAACTGCTGTCCATCTCGGTGGTGCGCGACGAGCTGGGCCAGGTGCGCCACTACGTCGGCATCTTCTCCGACATCAGCCAGCTGAAGGCGCACGAGGCCGAGCTGGAGCGCATCGCCCACTTCGACCCGCTGACCGGCCTGCCGAACCGGCGCCTGCTGTCGGACCGGCTGGGGCAGGCGATCCGGCACACCGCGCGCAGCGGCAAATCCTGCGCCGTCTGCTTCCTCGACCTGGACGGCTTCAAGGCGATCAACGACCAGTACGGCCATGCCGCCGGCGACCAGCTGCTGATCGGCGTCACCGACAACCTGAAGGCGGTGCTGCGCGCCGACGACACCCTGGCGCGGCTGGGCGGCGACGAGTTCGTGGTGCTGCTGGTGGACGTGGCCGGCAGCGAGGAGTGCGCGCTGGTGCTGGAGCGGCTGCTGGCGGCGATCCAGCAGGAAGTCCGCCTTGGCGATGCGGTGGTGCGCGCCTCGGCCAGCATCGGCGTCAGCCTCTATCCGCAAGACAATGCCGACGCCGATACCCTGCTGCGCCATGCCGACCAGGCGATGTACCTGGCCAAGGATGCCGGCAAGAACCGCTACCAGATGTTCGACCCGGAAAGCGACCGCAAGGCGCAGGCACACCGCAAGGAGCTGGAGCTGCTGCGCCACGCGCTGGACAACGGCGAGTTCGTGCTCTACTACCAGCCGAAGGTGGACCTGGAGAACGGCGACATCATCGGCGCCGAGGCACTGATCCGCTGGCGCCACCCCGAGCGCGGCCTGCTGCCGCCGGGCGCCTTCCTGCCGCTGCTGCACGGCAGCGAGCTGGAAAACGCGGTCGACGAGTGGGTGATCAACGCCGCGCTGGCGCAGGCGTCGGCGTGGCACGACGCCGGGCTGGTGATGCGCGTCAGCGTCAATGTCAGTGCCGGCTACCTGCTGGCGCCGACCTTCTATCCCGATCTGGCGCGTGCGCTGCACCGCCACGGCAATGTGCCGCCGGCACACCTGGAGCTGGAGGTGCTGGAGACGGCGGCCATCGCCGACATGGAACAGGCGGTCGCCATCCTGCAGCGTTGCCGCCAGCTGGGCGTGCACTTTGCGCTGGATGACTTCGGCACCGGCTATTCGTCGCTGACCTATCTGCGCAAGCTGCCGGTCGACACCCTCAAGATCGACCAGAGCTTCGTGCGCGACATGCTCACCGACGCCGACGATCTGGGCATCGTCGAGGGCGTGATCCAGCTGGCGACGGTGTTCGAGCGGCAGGTGATCGCCGAAGGGGTGGAAACGCTGCAGCACGGCGCGGTGCTGCGCCGGCTCGGCTGCCGGCTGGTGCAGGGCTACGGCATTGCGCGGCCGCTGGCCGCCGACGCCTTTCCGCACTGGTGCCGGCAGTGGCAGACCGATGCCGCCTGGCGCGCGCTCACCGAGGCCTCCTGA
- a CDS encoding FUSC family protein has translation MPRFAFSPPHPRLALRVALSHHVANGLSAALGLLLISAAVHLWLGAIAAAAASVGVVVCIPPDQPAPRRGKLRQLLPAALLGLPLFLGVRLLHADPLQLGLLLLPATFIAFLAAAWGKRGIPLSVSIMFAMLFAMAMPAHDGTAPVLASSLHFALGAGLYLLWATLANALLNGRYRVQLLADTLLALAELMQLQAQQFLPPDSDERRRAPLIGRLLREQAALTDQLQSARNILLESPRTPRRQQLAAMLLQVLEMRDHLLACELDLDALKSRPGHAPVLGVLHEVLQTLAADIAQLADKLLYGRTPSPVASLRPLLATLHWAETAPAEAQMPSAAMLARGLANRVGNINDEVVRLVALARGEQAPDLAGVRASWQLFVSPTAWSWRPFAGLWRWDAPPLRHAIRAALAVGAAYALAQVLPWVAHDYWILLTIVVVLRGSLAQTLERRNSRVAGTLLGCVIAGALLALQPSPWLLLLAVTLAQAFAHAFAVRRYLVTAVAATVLGLLQAHMLHAGASPVFGVPERIADTLIGVAIAWACSYVLPSWERHQIPALVARTLGAQARHARVALGLGQLQAIDNDPELAWRLARREAYDSLSALVQATQRSLAEPRAVRPPLAPLGLLLAHSYQLLAQLTAVKSMLLLRRDRLQPEQIRQPLQQAALSIDSALQHAGGAAVAAAEAAPGPVLLPDPFESDLSPWLLRRLELATRLAGQLRQDADQVLAPPARAKPAAAAEQD, from the coding sequence ATGCCGAGATTTGCCTTTTCCCCGCCGCATCCCCGCCTCGCGTTGCGCGTGGCGCTCAGCCACCACGTCGCCAACGGCCTGTCGGCGGCGCTGGGGCTGCTGCTGATCTCCGCCGCGGTGCACCTGTGGCTGGGCGCCATCGCTGCTGCGGCGGCCTCGGTCGGCGTGGTGGTGTGCATTCCGCCGGACCAGCCGGCGCCGCGCCGCGGCAAGCTGCGGCAACTGCTGCCGGCGGCGCTGCTCGGCCTGCCGCTGTTCCTCGGCGTGCGGCTGCTGCATGCCGATCCTCTGCAGCTTGGCTTGCTGCTGCTGCCGGCCACCTTCATCGCCTTTCTTGCCGCCGCCTGGGGCAAGCGCGGCATTCCGCTGTCGGTGTCGATCATGTTCGCGATGCTGTTTGCAATGGCGATGCCGGCGCACGACGGCACCGCGCCGGTGCTGGCCAGCAGCCTGCACTTCGCGCTCGGCGCCGGCCTGTACCTGCTGTGGGCGACGCTGGCCAATGCGCTGCTTAACGGCCGTTACCGGGTGCAGCTGCTGGCCGATACCCTGCTGGCGCTGGCGGAGCTGATGCAGCTGCAGGCACAGCAATTCCTGCCGCCGGACAGCGACGAGCGGCGTCGGGCGCCGTTGATCGGCCGCCTGCTGCGTGAACAGGCGGCGCTGACCGACCAGCTGCAAAGCGCGCGCAACATCCTGCTGGAGTCGCCGCGCACGCCACGGCGGCAACAGCTGGCGGCGATGCTGCTGCAGGTGCTGGAAATGCGCGACCACCTGCTGGCCTGCGAGCTGGATCTGGACGCGCTGAAATCCCGCCCCGGTCACGCGCCGGTGCTGGGTGTGCTGCACGAGGTGCTCCAAACGTTGGCCGCAGACATTGCGCAGCTGGCCGACAAGCTGCTGTACGGGCGCACGCCATCGCCGGTCGCCAGCCTGCGGCCGCTGCTGGCCACGCTGCACTGGGCGGAAACGGCGCCGGCCGAGGCACAGATGCCATCGGCGGCGATGCTGGCGCGCGGGCTGGCCAACCGCGTCGGCAACATCAACGACGAGGTGGTGCGGCTGGTGGCGCTGGCGCGCGGCGAGCAGGCGCCGGATCTGGCGGGGGTGCGCGCCAGCTGGCAACTGTTCGTCAGCCCCACCGCGTGGTCGTGGCGGCCGTTTGCCGGGCTGTGGCGCTGGGATGCGCCGCCGCTGCGTCACGCCATCCGTGCCGCGCTGGCGGTCGGCGCCGCCTATGCGCTGGCGCAGGTGCTGCCGTGGGTGGCGCACGATTACTGGATCCTGCTGACCATCGTGGTGGTGCTGCGTGGCAGTCTGGCGCAGACGCTGGAGCGGCGTAACAGCCGCGTTGCCGGTACCCTGCTCGGTTGCGTGATTGCCGGCGCGTTGCTGGCGCTGCAGCCGTCGCCGTGGCTGTTGCTGCTGGCGGTGACGCTGGCGCAGGCCTTCGCCCATGCCTTTGCCGTGCGCCGCTACCTGGTGACGGCGGTGGCCGCTACCGTGCTCGGCCTGTTGCAGGCGCACATGCTGCACGCCGGCGCCAGCCCGGTGTTCGGCGTGCCGGAGCGCATTGCCGACACCCTGATCGGCGTGGCCATCGCCTGGGCGTGCAGCTATGTGCTGCCGTCGTGGGAGCGGCATCAGATCCCGGCGCTGGTGGCGCGCACCCTCGGCGCGCAGGCGCGCCATGCCCGCGTGGCACTGGGGCTGGGCCAGTTGCAGGCGATCGACAACGATCCGGAGCTGGCTTGGCGCCTGGCGCGGCGCGAGGCCTACGACAGCCTGTCGGCGCTGGTGCAGGCGACGCAGCGCTCGCTGGCCGAGCCGCGCGCGGTGCGACCGCCGCTGGCGCCACTGGGGCTGCTGCTGGCGCACAGTTACCAGCTGTTGGCGCAGCTGACGGCGGTGAAGAGCATGCTGCTGTTGCGCCGCGACCGCCTGCAGCCGGAGCAGATCCGCCAGCCGCTGCAGCAGGCGGCGCTGTCCATCGACAGCGCGCTGCAGCACGCCGGTGGCGCGGCGGTCGCGGCGGCGGAAGCGGCACCGGGGCCGGTGCTGCTGCCCGATCCGTTCGAGAGCGATCTCAGTCCGTGGCTGCTGCGCCGGCTGGAGCTGGCGACCCGCCTCGCCGGCCAGCTGCGGCAGGATGCCGATCAGGTGCTGGCGCCGCCGGCACGGGCCAAACCGGCCGCCGCGGCCGAACAAGATTGA